The stretch of DNA TATGAAGCGGTCACGATCGTCCTCAACGACGGACGCTCCATCAGTGGTCGCATTGCGAATCACAATGGAGAGTCGTTCCAGGTGATGACCAATATGCTGGAGCCGAACAACCAGACGGGTGTCAAGCGGGCAGATATTGAAGAGATTGTCCCGTCGAAAATCTCGATGATGCCGGCCGGCCTGATCAACACCTGTAATGTTGAAGAAGCTGCCGATCTGATTGCGTATATCCTTTCTCGGGGTCAGCGCGATCACGTGATGTTTGCTGGTAAGCCCAGTGGAAACTGAAGTTTTTCCTCTTAGCAGGCTCTGGAAGTGGCGATGAGCCTCCAGAGCCTGTTTTCTTTTACCAGCCTGCAAATTGTAGAACTTGCCCTGAAATCAAGAAAAAAGGCCTTCTGGACACTCGATCAACGCTGCCGGTTTGCAATTCGTCCGTTGCCCCCCCACAATCGAGAGAGCTGGATAACCAAGTTATAAAAATGTCGAAATCGGGAAAGACTGCTTCAATGAAAGAGCATGATCTGGTCGTGATTGGTGGGGGCCCCGGGGGTTACGTAGCTGCCATTCGCGCAGCACAGCTGGGTCTCAATGTCGCCTGCATTGAAAAAGAATCGGCTTTAGGGGGCACCTGTCTGCGCGTGGGCTGTATCCCCAGCAAAGCGATGCTTGAATCGAGCGAACTCTTCCAGATGGCGAAGAATCATCTGGCTGAGCATGGTGTTTCCATTAATGCTGATTCCGTGAAGCTCGACCTGCCTGCCATGCTCAAGCGAAAAGATGGCATTGTCTCCCAGTTGACCAAAGGGATCGACGGCCTGTTCCGCAAGAACAAAATCACGCGGTACCTGGGCCACGGCAAGATTGTTGCTCCCGGTAAAGTCCTGGTCGAAGGGGCTCAACCCGAAGAGCTTGTCTGCAAGAACATCGTGATTGCGACCGGGAGCAAATCCGCCCCGCTCAAAGGTGTCGAAGTCGATAACGATCGGATTGGCACCAGCACTGAGGCTCTCGCCTTCCCGGAAGTTCCGGGAACCATGGTGGTGATTGGCGCGGGTGTGATTGGCCTCGAGCTGGGTTGCGTCTGGAGCCGGCTGGGTGCCAAGGTGATTGTGCTGGAATACCTCGACCGGATTCTTCCCGGCATGGACAGCGAAATTGCCACTGAAGCTCAGAAAATCTTCACCAAGCAAGGGATTGAGTTCCGCCTGGGGATGAAAGTGACCGGTGCCAAGGTTTCGGGCAAGAAGTGCGTGGTGACCTGTGAAGGTGCCGAGCCGATCACTGCCGACCGTGTGCTCCTGGCTGTGGGTCGCATCCCGAATACCGAGAACCTGAATCTCGATGGAGTGCATGTGGCTTACGACAACCGTGGCCGCATTCAGGTCGATCAGCACTTCCAGACGACAATCCCGGGCATTTACGCGATTGGCGACGTGATTGGTGGTGCCATGTTGGCCCACAAGGCTGAAGAAGAAGGGATGGCCGTTGCCGAAGGAATTGTCTGGGGTCATTGCCACGTTAATTACGATGCCATTCCCGCGATTGTCTACACACATCCTGAGATTGCCAGCGTGGGCAAGACGGAAGATCAGCTCAAGGAAGCGGGCGTGCCTTACAAGAAGGGAAGCTTCCCTTATATGGCCAATGGCCGTGCCAAAGCGATTGCCGCGAGCGAGGGCCGAGCCAAGGTTCTCGCACATGCCGAAACCGACCGCGTGCTGGGTGTCCACATCATTGGGGCACACGCTGGCGATCTGATTGCTGAAGCGGCTCTGGCGATCGAATTCGGGGCTTCGAGCGAAGACATTGCCCGGACTTCACATGCTCACCCGACACTGGCCGAAATCGTCAAAGAAGCGGCTCTGGCTGTGGATGGAAGAGCCATTCACTTTTAACTGCTGAAGCCAGGTTTTGAACATCGAAAGTGACCCGGCAACCCCCATGATTGCCGGGTCACTCCATTTTTGACGTGAAAAAACTCAATTTGTGGTCTGGAAAAGATCATTCTGATAAAATTTGATCTGTTCAGCCTCTCGAAGCTGCAGAACCGCTTGCCCAAGCCATGTGGCTGGTTTACTCTAAGATTCTCACCGATGAGAAGATCGTTCTCACCCACAACCTGCCCTGCGAACCAGATTTTTTTTCCGAGGATTGCGCCATGAAGACCTTACTCAGATCATTCGCCTGTTTTGCAATCAGT from Planctopirus ephydatiae encodes:
- the lpdA gene encoding dihydrolipoyl dehydrogenase, yielding MKEHDLVVIGGGPGGYVAAIRAAQLGLNVACIEKESALGGTCLRVGCIPSKAMLESSELFQMAKNHLAEHGVSINADSVKLDLPAMLKRKDGIVSQLTKGIDGLFRKNKITRYLGHGKIVAPGKVLVEGAQPEELVCKNIVIATGSKSAPLKGVEVDNDRIGTSTEALAFPEVPGTMVVIGAGVIGLELGCVWSRLGAKVIVLEYLDRILPGMDSEIATEAQKIFTKQGIEFRLGMKVTGAKVSGKKCVVTCEGAEPITADRVLLAVGRIPNTENLNLDGVHVAYDNRGRIQVDQHFQTTIPGIYAIGDVIGGAMLAHKAEEEGMAVAEGIVWGHCHVNYDAIPAIVYTHPEIASVGKTEDQLKEAGVPYKKGSFPYMANGRAKAIAASEGRAKVLAHAETDRVLGVHIIGAHAGDLIAEAALAIEFGASSEDIARTSHAHPTLAEIVKEAALAVDGRAIHF